One stretch of Cellulomonas wangsupingiae DNA includes these proteins:
- a CDS encoding FxLYD domain-containing protein, which translates to MSTNDSGMVPPPPGQTGPAGPPPAPAPPAPDLVAPAPGSAPHGTSAPQPSAQEPHAAPAAPAFGSPAASPFGAPAPGAPAPQQYGGHPSVPTLPPHAAYGPGPGGAQAGQKKGLVIAALVVSIVALLLSWVPFVNYFAAFLAVVGLVLGIIGLVGAVRHGRPGKGMAIAAVAVSVVSLLVVVLTGIAYSLVIDEVVGGLEESAAQLETQTDEPAVADDEQDAPAAGGSAVADLGVVEAAFGQSSYDPSTWWYVIIVENPNPEHALRFAGFDIEAVGADGLILDTGSNYVDVLPGRTALTGMFTKVGTHTIDHLEVRGPDIAEAEHEPDLGAFTVTDVAGTSDEWSTTVGGTLSGTFAEELTSVRIEVVVRDAAGQIVGSDSTYVDRLPAGGQARFEAMFLDPLPEGTTFEVFAQL; encoded by the coding sequence CCGCGCCGCCCGCACCGGACCTGGTGGCTCCCGCCCCGGGCTCGGCGCCGCACGGCACGTCCGCCCCGCAGCCCTCCGCCCAGGAGCCGCACGCCGCCCCCGCGGCGCCGGCCTTCGGCTCTCCGGCGGCGTCCCCCTTCGGCGCGCCCGCGCCCGGCGCGCCCGCTCCCCAGCAGTACGGCGGTCACCCGTCGGTCCCGACGCTCCCGCCGCACGCCGCGTACGGCCCCGGCCCGGGTGGCGCCCAGGCGGGCCAGAAGAAGGGCCTCGTCATCGCGGCCCTCGTCGTCTCGATCGTCGCCCTGCTGCTGAGCTGGGTGCCGTTCGTCAACTACTTCGCCGCGTTCCTCGCGGTCGTCGGCCTCGTGCTCGGCATCATCGGGCTGGTCGGCGCCGTGCGCCACGGCCGGCCGGGCAAGGGCATGGCCATCGCGGCGGTCGCCGTCTCGGTCGTGTCGCTGCTGGTCGTCGTGCTCACGGGCATCGCCTACAGCCTCGTGATCGACGAGGTCGTGGGCGGCCTCGAGGAGAGCGCGGCGCAGCTCGAGACGCAGACGGACGAGCCCGCCGTCGCCGACGACGAGCAGGACGCCCCCGCTGCCGGTGGGTCCGCCGTCGCCGACCTCGGGGTCGTCGAGGCCGCGTTCGGGCAGAGCTCGTACGACCCCTCGACGTGGTGGTACGTGATCATCGTCGAGAACCCGAACCCCGAGCACGCCCTGCGCTTCGCCGGGTTCGACATCGAGGCGGTCGGAGCCGACGGCCTGATCCTCGACACGGGCTCGAACTACGTGGACGTGCTGCCGGGGCGCACCGCCCTGACGGGCATGTTCACCAAGGTCGGCACCCACACGATCGACCACCTCGAGGTCCGCGGCCCCGACATCGCCGAGGCGGAGCACGAGCCCGACCTGGGCGCGTTCACGGTCACGGACGTGGCGGGGACGAGCGACGAGTGGTCGACGACGGTCGGCGGCACGCTCTCGGGCACGTTCGCCGAGGAGCTCACCAGCGTGCGGATCGAGGTCGTGGTCCGTGACGCGGCCGGGCAGATCGTCGGGTCCGACAGCACGTACGTCGACCGGCTGCCGGCCGGCGGCCAGGCGCGGTTCGAGGCCATGTTCCTCGACCCGCTGCCCGAGGGCACGACGTTCGAGGTCTTCGCGCAGCTGTGA
- a CDS encoding ABC transporter permease: MTAIAEGAQQTLLLAQWQLRRQAQFLPLMVVVQVFMAVATVVGYGLLVGDPDPVVALYLATGAPTVTLITIGLVMVPQMVGQSRIEGSLDWMRTLPVPRVGFLLSDLLVWTLIALPGMALGIVAGILRFDVDLSVAPWFAPATVLVSLTAAAVGYAMATLLPPQLAMLLTQALVFIVMLFSPVSYPSERMPAWLQSAHEWLPIEPMAQLMRAGLAQDVFAMPARSLVVLLAWAVAALVGAALALRRRA; this comes from the coding sequence ATGACCGCGATCGCCGAAGGTGCGCAGCAGACCCTGCTGCTCGCGCAGTGGCAGCTGCGCCGGCAGGCGCAGTTCCTGCCGCTCATGGTCGTCGTCCAGGTGTTCATGGCGGTCGCGACAGTCGTCGGGTACGGGTTGCTCGTCGGCGACCCGGACCCCGTCGTCGCGCTGTACCTGGCCACCGGCGCACCCACCGTCACGCTCATCACCATCGGGCTCGTCATGGTGCCGCAGATGGTGGGGCAGTCACGGATCGAGGGGTCGCTCGACTGGATGCGGACGCTGCCCGTGCCGCGCGTCGGGTTCCTGCTGTCCGACCTGCTGGTGTGGACCCTCATCGCGCTCCCGGGCATGGCGCTGGGGATCGTGGCGGGCATCCTGCGGTTCGACGTCGACCTGTCGGTCGCCCCCTGGTTCGCGCCCGCGACCGTGCTGGTGTCGCTGACGGCCGCCGCCGTCGGCTACGCGATGGCCACGCTGCTGCCGCCGCAGCTCGCGATGCTGCTGACGCAGGCGCTGGTGTTCATCGTCATGCTGTTCTCGCCGGTGTCCTACCCGTCCGAGCGCATGCCCGCGTGGCTGCAGTCGGCGCACGAGTGGCTGCCGATCGAGCCGATGGCGCAGCTGATGCGCGCCGGGCTCGCGCAGGACGTGTTCGCGATGCCGGCACGCTCGCTCGTCGTGCTGCTCGCGTGGGCGGTGGCCGCGCTCGTCGGGGCGGCGCTCGCGCTGCGGCGCCGCGCCTGA